Genomic window (Ananas comosus cultivar F153 linkage group 1, ASM154086v1, whole genome shotgun sequence):
atattttacTCAATTTGTCATGCTAAGATTGACACCACAAGCCACTATTTGGGTAATATATTGGCAATTCAAAGGTTAGTCGCCGTTGGAGCTTAATGGCTCTTCCTGGTTTGATTTGAACATTACTTTAGGCAAAGATCATTTTTATGTTGCAAGTTATGCAACTGATATTGGTTGATTCTACAGTAGCAGCCTATTGTTCTAATGACAATAGAATAAGCCTTAACTGTCGATAACTGCCTACATCAGTGATGTGCCTGTGGCCTTAATTGTATATGCCATTATTCTATCTTTTGCGTAAgtagcattctttacattatgcTTCAActattagtaatttttttgagaatttatTCAATATCGGCTCGAGTAGTTAATATTATTATGATTTCTTATATGCTTGTCTTCTGACTTAATTTTGTTCACTCTCGACTGCATGTGTGAAGATCGGACAAGGCACCTATAGCAGTGTGTTTAAAGCACGCGATCTCGACACAGGAAAGATTGTTGCCTTGAAGAAAGTGCGGTTTGATAATTTTGAGCCAGAGAGTGTTAGGTTTATGGCAAGGGAAATACAGATACTTAGAAGGCTTGACCATCTGAATGTTATGAAGCTGGAGGGGTTGATTACTTCTAGGTTATCATGCAGCTTATATCTCGTGTTTGAATATATGGAGCATGATCTTGCAGGACTGTCGTCTTCCCCTGACATCAAGTTCAGCGAGTCACAGGTTTGTTTATGTTCATTCACACTGCAAAATTACCTATTTCATACATTTCTgtgcaaaattttgaattttcatatatatgcCTTAAAAACTTAATTCCTTATACCATGCTATTCACAAAAATGGCCCTCTTGGAGAAAACTGGATGACCCCTGAACTTAAGCTAATGGTTTGTTCTAAAAagctcaactttttttttttttttttgtctaggTGCAGAAATTCAGATGTTGCAAGATATACTTTGGATTGTTAGATAGTTTCTGAGAAGTGTATTCTTGCTAAATTCATTTATCGCAGGTAAAATGCTACATGCAACAGTTACTGTCAGGGCTTGAACACTGCCATTCGCGTGGTATTATTCATCGCGACATCAAGGGTGCGAATCTCCTAGTAAATAATGAAGGGGTTCTTAAAATGGGTGATTTTGGTCTTGCAAATTTCTTCGATTCTGAAAAAAAGCAACCCTTGACAAGCCGTGTTGTAACTCTATGGTATCGGCCACCTGAGCTTCTGCTAGGTTCGACTGATTATGAACCGTCTGTAGATTTGTGGAGTGTTGGCTGTGTTTTCGCGGAAATGTTTCTACAGAAGCCTATTTTGCAGGGAAGAACTGAGGTAATCTCCACAAAATTTCCTAATTTTGTCCTAAATAGTTATTTGTTACCCTACTTTATTATCTTTCATTCAGCTGCACAactattttacttttaaaatttctattttgggCCTCATTTGGTAATGATTATgtttctttttgcctttttaaaCTCAAATCCTCTGCAATCAAATGTGCTGGTAATGGAATTCTCTGTACTTATTATTGATGGTTAGCttgcaattttatcttttttgtcttgaaaaaaaaagttacaattGCGTTTTTTGTTGTCAAATAAGACACAGATTTATGGATTGCAAACAATTCAGCATTTGTTGGCACTCTCAATTTCATGGAATTTGAGCTAAAAAAAGGCATGTGTGTAACCAAACAAAGCCTTAGTCATATAAAGATCTAAAAATAAGCTATTTTTCCCTTACAGGTCGAACAATTACATAAGATATTTAAGCTTTGTGGTTCCCCCCCTGATGAGTACTGGAAGAAGTCGAAGTTACCTCATGCCACAATTTTCAAACCCCATCTTCCATATCAGAGTTGCCTTCGCGATACATTCAAAAGTATACCAGAAAGTGCTTTGAGTTTATTAGAAGTTTTTCTGGCTGTTGAACCTTATAAACGTGGAACTGCATCGGCTGCTCTCGCTTCAGAGGTTGGTCAAACATAAAACTGCTTTCATGATACTTCTACCTTGAATAATCTTATTTTGATGCTCTTTTATCTCTACATTCACCTGGCTCTGCGTCTTGTAAAAAGGTTCCTTTCAAATTGAAGGTTCCTGATGGTATTCTTTTCCTCAATTgtctaaatcaaaataaaaattcaaattttcttcaCTTTTATCATGAAAATTTCCGAGCAATTTTTCCTAGCATTCATGCATTTGAAGTATTCAATTTGATGTAATCTGCTGTTACTTTTTGAAAAGATTGATTTCCCCTATTGTGTTGCACTCGATTTCGACGAATCCAAGTGATTTTGGGAAAATTTGTTGAAAACTTGCAACAAATATTTAGATCGTGCAAATTTACCCATTATAAAGTATCATTTATTCATATCCTTAAGAAGGTTAATCAGATTGATCCAATTGGTTGTTAACTTGGGTAAACTAGGTCTTCTCAAAATTCTAATCCTTAATGTTCTATGTTAAAGTGAAGCCATACTAAACATTTGTTTGTTCCGTATATGTTTTCACAGTATTTCAAGACAAAACCTTATGCATGTGAACTGTCGAGCATACCAAAATACCCTCCTAACAAGGAGATTGATGCAAAGATCCGCGAGGAATCATACAGGTGAGCAATaaagaaatttgttttttttttccactttcCCCTGTGCATTAAacttaaacttttgaagtttcTGTTGGTCTAGAGCTTTTTGAAGTCGAATTTCTCTGCTATTTCAGGAACAGAGTCAGCAGCAAAAGGCGAGGAGCAGAAGCAACAAGAAGACCATCAAGACTATATAGAGCTTCACGAGAGCCAGGTGGACACGTAATGGCAGAGGGCCCAGAGGTAgttcttttatgttttgtttcaaaaataGGTGTGAGTAGCTATGCATCAATTGAATTAACTAAATGCTAagaacttttttcttttcttttcttttcttttttcccctctcttctTCAGGTATCTCGAACCAACTCAAATGGGGTTGACAGAGGTGGCTTAAAGGAAGACCTTTCTAAGATAAATGGCGTTGCCAAACAAGTTGCAGATCCGAAACCAATACCAGCTAGTAAAGATGAAGATACACATATTAAGAACAACTCTCAGGATGAGGATATCTCTTTCTCAGGGCCTTTAATGGTTTCTTCTTCCAGCGGCTTCGCATGGGCGAGGAAACAAAGAGAAGAGCGTGCTAATGGTAAATCACACAGTAGATCTAATTCAAGAGGAGGCCATCTTTCAAATGGAATAACAGATCAGGGAAACAAACAGCAAGATAAAAACATGGTTGACTCAAAGGAACAGGCGAATGGAGATGTACATGAAGTTCGTGTTGATTCTAACTTATATGAGTCTCATAAGTTAAAGAAGCGAGCCATTCTGAAGAAGTGGACACAGTTGCAGCGGCCCGATTCGTTTGATTCATGTGACATGTTCCACTCTCAGGACTTATCGAATGCAATTTATCTGGGGGATACGATGTCTTCCAAAAATGGCATTTTGGTACTGGTTTGAACTATTCTAgtagttcctttttttttggcaaagtAATCAGTACATAacttaaaatgaaattttttacGGTATCCAGGACCAAGGAGACAGAGTTGAGTTCTCGGGACCTTTGTTGTCTCAGTCACATAAGGTTGATGAGTTTCTACAGAAGCATGAGCGCCACGTCCGCCAAGCAGTTCGGAAATCGTGGTTCCGAAGAGGTAACTAAAGACACTTTCGAATAGTCAATTGGGTTCTGCATTTCACTCCAGTTACTCCTTTCTTGCAAATGTAGAAttgatttaaaatgtaaagaaaaagcCTGATTTGCTTTAATACTTATCATCATTTTCCATCATTAAAGTGCTCGTTATCGCGAGTCTTCAATTGATATAATCATGTGTAGCAGTAGTTTCTTCTTCATTCGTGTTTTTGCTAGAGTACTCTTCCATAATATAGAACCTTTGAAGTTCTAGAAAAAGACCTCacattttgtttaatttttatagatttaacaTGTTcatctttatattttctatgtTCATTAGATTACTTGATCTTACTTTTCACATTTCTTCTCAAGGAAATGTTCACTGGTTGTCGCTTGCTGATTTTTACAGTGGCAGGGAGAAAGCAAGCAAAGTAGAAAACAACGGCCATGCCGCTTTGTGGCCAAGCATAAGTCTCGAGGATATAGTGACTAATAATAACTTCTTCGAAACAAAGTGACAAAGAAGTAACATCCAGCTGCTATGAAAGATGAAACAAACTATTAGAGAGATTTTGCGAACTACCGCTGATGCCGCTAATCCAACCCCCCAAAAATGCCAAATATCTATTGCTTCTTGTATCTAAATGTTGCCACCTTCGTTTAATAGAGAACGTGAGCGAAAAGAATGTGGAGTTTTTGGAGATCTTTTGATATTGTATGTTCCTCGATGTTACAGAAAAGGAAATGCAGGTGCAGTGCTGCTAGTGGAGATCTGCTTATATCAGCCTCTAATCGGGTCGAATTTGTGTAAAGATTCTGTACATAAACTTTTATGCTTTTGTacttctaatttattattaactgGGGCATGATTCAAATTGATTAGTTGAGATCAGGGTATTCAATACTTAGTGGTTGCTGTTTGTGGTGTATGTGTGCTCCTGGATACTCttggaaaattatgaaaaaggaGTGTCTTTTTTGTAGTAATAGTTATACCATTCCAATCTGATCATATTCTGtgatataaaataacaaagagTTTAACTAGGAGTAATGTAGTAATCTTATATTACTATAgcatttttgaaattatttattcTTGTACTTATGCTATGTAAAGATTCTTAATTAAATAGTATCATTCTCacattaaataaaataacaggGATAAAGAATATTTAgaggaatgggcaaaatggtaaattGACACCCTCGTGAGTcacgcatatatatatttccagCTTGTGTAATTTGTATCATCCTGCTTAGGGTTTACAATAGGtcatttttaaatagtaaacCTTTAATTTTAGTAACACTCTTCTACtgctatttctttttatttgaattattttccgTAAATGACTAAGtaacttaaatattaataacACCCCCTTTAACAGCCCAACACCGATTGTTAATcccagaaaaaataaataaacaagaaagCAATTCCTATTACTAAAATCCCCAACAGCTAAATTCAGCAAAATCACAATGAAACTTAATAACTCTTCAATTTATTCGACGAAAATACTTCAAATCAagataaacaaaaattttaaaaatgtgtCAATCAAAAcaattagggcttgtttggttcaagggtggaattggaatggataatggaatgtgaatgaattggaatggtaattggaatagcccactcccccaagacgtttggtttatttgtggattgggaattggaatgagttattcacatttcattgtttggttcgtataaactaaaaaaattataggatactataatactaattttactctcaaatataaatttatattatttaaaatttatgaaaaatataatactattctctaataagctttccaaaaaaaatatcaaatttatttttaaaaacttttattgatgtgggttaggaatagggttttgagagaggataggtttttttttttttttgatgagaaaggggtgaagagaaggacgGTGAGAtagtcacatgggcttcgagaacttagtgggcttccggaatgaaatctcaatccggactagaagactggaatcaagttgaaggctaataggccattcccattccagtccggaatagaaatcccaaaccgattcatgcgaaccaaacaaaattaaccaaatttgatcaaaccgatttccattccatacccaaaatggatgaaccaaacaagtcctTAAAGTGTAAGAACCTATTTCAAAATCATCTATacttgaggggtctccatacttgtcttccaaaaaaaaaaatctttaaatttaaattatttaccccatatatttatttattacctTAAACCCACGCTGTTCACCCCGTCATTGTGTTTCTGATCAATCAAatctctaataattttttttttaaaaaagggacAATTGCTTGTATAcctctgaaaagtttccgactttctgatttatccctcGTAGAAGgctattattgaaaatatcttttttacgttccaacttatttcaaatatatctctaaagCTAAATTCTATTAGTAATAgctgttatctgtataaaattactattttacccttttaaatataccctttcatcatcaccgacttttcttatttgctcttaagttaggagcataaaaagtattttgacttttggttttttcaaatatactcctctaccatcaccaatattttttatttgcccttaagttaagggcaaaagagacattttgattttttttttttaactctagtagatatttaactcatgtttaatccAAAACGGATGGTAACTGCaggagtattttggaataacggaggaacgtatgagaggtatattgaaatgaaaaaaaagtatggataaataaaatattttcaaagttttgtGGGGTATATAGGAaattattcctaaaaaaaaaaaaaaagaagaaaaaagtatgAGGCAATGAATAAGAACTCAAAAGGATAGGAAATTATTCTGAAATGTGACACTGCTGTCACATTTCAGAATATTTCCATGCAAACCGGGTCTTCTTCAACCCCTGCACGTAGTTTTCCGTCCATCACTCTACATGGCCATGACAACCCAGTTCCACCAGGTCCAATTCCACCACCACcctcatctctttctctctccaataCACAAAATAAtaagagagagatatagagagagggagaagcaGCTCATAAGAAATTCTATGCACACTTTGCGGGCAATGCGAATTCGTCGTTCGGCGTAGCAGCACGATCGTGGTCGAGGTTGATTGGAGAAGCACGCCCAGAGAGGCCGAAAAAATGGCACTCCTGAGGAGGCTTTTCGCGCGGAAGGCCCTCGACGGGTTGCTGCAGATCTCAGACCGGCTATACCGTAAACCGCaccttcatcttctttctcaaCCTCTTCCTAACTCTACATAGCAAatgttttgcttttttttttttttttttttttttttggaaaaattgtTGACTTCAtctgttatttttaatttatttatttggtttttcCCTCCTTTTGGTGATTAGTGTGATTTTAGCACTATGAATATAACAACTAGTTAATCATTAGGAACTGTTTTCGATTTCTTGATAATTACTTACAGCAGGATCCAAGTGTTCTCATTGTGatctttatttctattttagcaTGTTATGCACATGAAATAATAAACGTGATAACACTTAGGGAGAAAGGTATTTTAAGATGAAATGAGAAGCAAAAGcacaaaataaatttcaaaaaaatgggAAAGAGTTTTTCTTTATTCAGATCACCTAAGTTTTtctaaactaaaattataaattatgcaATGAGACATAAATCACCTCCAAATTCCCTTCGGAttcattataaaattaaaaaaattgaactcATTTAACTCACCAGATCCTAGTATAGTAAGCTTTATATGGACACCTTTTATACATACAACAAgcatttcacaaaaaaaaaaggacaaaaccTTCGATAACTGAaactttaattataaaatattatatgattctTTTATTAAATGCTACATTAAATCTATGATGTTCTTGTTCTCAGTCTTCAAATGTTGCTTAAACACCAAAACAATGGGAGAAGATGAGTGCAGGGATTACATGACCAGCATCATTATCCAACTGAGGAATTGCTACCCAAATTCCTCATTCATGGTGCTCAACTTAATGGAAGGAGATAGGAGAATCCAAATATTGGATATCCTATCCCAATACAATGTAAAAATCGTCGACTATCCCCGCCAATACGAAGGGTGGCCTATTCTTCCGCTCGAGACAATCCACCACTTCTTAAGAACAAGTGACAACTGGCTTTCTTCAGAGGGTGAGCGCGACATGCTTCTACTGCACTGCGAGAGACACGGGTGGCCCGTGCTCGCGTTCATGCTCGCCAGTTTGCTACTTTACAGACAAGTATACATATCGGAGGAGCGGACGTTGGAAATGGCTTATAGACAAGCACCAAAAGAGCTTCTCCGTGTAGATTCTCCCTTGAATCCGCACCCTTCATATCTGAGATATCTACAGTATGTCCCAAAGCTACACAGTGTATCTGATTGGCCTTTGAAAGATTCACCCTTCGTCTTAGAATGCCTcattcttagatcaatccctaATTTTGATGGTAAAGGGGGGTGTAGACCGATGGTTCGTATACACGGTGAAGACCCCTCGACGCAAAAGGATAGAACTTCGAAGATTCTCTTCTCGACCCCTAAGGTTAAGAAACAACTTAAGTATTATGGACAGGTAATTCTTGCTTCTATCGAGCATAGATAATTGTATATTGTGCTCTCAAATTGTGGGTCTTTCATTGTCGGAATTTTGTTAAATGCAGGCGGAAAGTACAGTAATACTGATGAACACCAATTGTAACGTTCGAGGGGACGTGGTTATCGAGTGCATCCATGTAGATAAGGATTTGGAACGCGATGAACTGATGCTCAGATTCATGTTCAACACTGCTTTTGTCCAATCTAATATAATGATCCTGAGTACCGACGAGATTGATATTGCATGGAGAGGCAAGGATCAGTTCCCAGAGGATTTCAAGATTGAGGTAAGATCAGCTAATTCCCTGGTAATTTACACCACGGGTCCCCAACAGTTTTACGAGGtttcaattgttaaaattgGATCCCTAACTTCGCATCGCATTATAATCACACCATTTTCATTGAATTCTTAGGTTAAATTTGATAGTGAGTACCCCAACTGAGTGGCTTTTGAGGACCAAGCTAAAACTACACTAAAAGACTCAGGGCTCCCTGTGCAACTCACCGTCAATTTCTACCACACTTCAATGTACATTTCTCTTTTATAAAATGGGCTGAATGTTCATATTATTAATTCCCCAATTAGGTATTCTTTTCGGAGCTTGACACCTCCGAATCCGACTCTGATGCAAGTGAATCAGCCGGCGACGACAACGCGGTCGGCAGCTCCTCTGCGGAGACACACGAAGAGTTCTTCGACACAGAAGAGACCGCCACCGCTAGCTTCAGAACAGTAGAATCTCAACCAAACACTAGCACTAATAGGCCTCAAACTGAAACTAATCCGCAGGATCCTAAAGCGAACTCTGAAGCCAACATCTACGAGGTGGAGAATGAAACCGATTACTCAGACACCAAAACCCTCAGTGAGGAGAAACTAAGAGGTAATGTAAATGATGATCGTCCTAAATCTGATACCTATGTAGTTGAAAAGGCAAGGTCAGAGACTACAATACTAAATGACACACAGAATCAAGCAATTACGAAGAAGTCAATGCCAAGTTCTAAGAAGCAGAGCAACATCATAGCGCCGATTCCAGTAACAGCTAAGAGAAAGATTAGGAAGCAAGAAACCCTAATTGAGCAAACGAAGCTAAGTACGAAGGGTTCGAAGATCGTACCTAAGAGTCGTAGCGATGAGGTGAGCTCACCGGTGAAGACGCCGACTCATCGCAGAGATCGGCCTCGTCCACCGACATCGGCGCCGACTCCTTCTTCTTCGGTGGGATCTGCGAGGTCTAGTACTCCTCCGGTACCTTCACCTCCTATTAGGGCTCTGCGAACGAGCAAAGAGGTGGCTCCGGCCAACGGCGACCGTAGATCGAGCCCGATGCGGAGGTCTCCGCCATCGGATGCTGCGTCTCCTAGGGCTTCTTCGTCGTCGCCGAGTAGGAGGAGCGGATTCGCCCCCTcggcgcctccgccgccccgctcgaaGCTGAGCAGCGGCGGCGCGCTCCCATCCTCGCCGCGCGTCGGCCGATCGGCGGCGCCGACGCGCGGCGGCGCTCCGCCGCGAGAGGCGTCGTCTCCGAGGGCGACGGCGGCGAGCGGTCGGCTAGAGTTACGAGAAGCTTCGAGAAGCTTCTCGATCGGTTCGCTGAATGGGCCAAAAGGGCATCATGGGCCGCCTCGGAAGGGCCGGGACTCGGGGCTactaatttgaattcaaattgcaagtgtatgtacaaatttataaatttgtgaCTTTACACCATCTTTGCTACTGCATACTCtacttctttcatttttttttttttttaaaaagccgATAAATAAATTCCGAGTTTTGATGCTTGAAAAAATGCAGATTTGTGTATGGCATAagcttttccttcttttcttttttttttttttttttgtaaggtTTTGCGTTTGGTGTNNNNNAAAGTTCATAACCTCTGTGATTGTCTAGGTGCGAACTATTCAGACATTGTATATTACCTCATACAACCACACTATCATTTTTCTTAGAAAGAgttcctcttccttttttttttttgtgtcctttacatttttttactttactgtCGCGCCTCCTTTCTCACCTTCTGCCGCAGCAGCCATTCTTGTTATGATGCGCTCTTCTTTTCGTCATTTTCAAATCCTGTGACACACCTGTCGCCATTGCCATCCATTGCTACACTTTCTGTGATAGCTCCATCTTCGCAGTCTGTGTTATAGTCGAACCTGCGTGGTAGCTATCTATGTCGATGGAGGTGTGGGCGAGGTAAGAGAGAAGCGCAATGTCAACGTAGAGGCggtagaggaagaggagaagtaAGAGGAAgtaagaggagaaaaaaaaaaagaatcgaCAAGTAGGAAAATAAAGAGGGTAAAGAAAAACGAACGAGCGAGAGGAATAAGTgtattttagttagtttactaAATATATCCGAAATTAATATGTAAAATGTTAAAAAGTGGCCACTTTTTGTGAAAACTCAAGACcggtagattttttatgcaaattgtcAAAGGAATAAATATGCAATATCCCAACATTTcaggatatattttttattgtttatagTAAACATTATTTTACCATTATCAACTTCTTCTTAAATATAACAATTTTCTAACTTTCAAGCTATATGAAAATTGCCTCCCACAAGTGCCCAAATATTTAGCCTAAAGTTTAATTGGGTctctcatatttttaatttaagacaTTCCGAATTTggaacttttcaaatttttttattttaattattttttgtattagagaaaaaattattgCTGGCAAACATTCATAACTAATATATTGATTGATTGGTTATCTCCTCTTATACTTCAGTtcctattatttattaattgtgTTATTATGCATTGTTGATTGCacttaaaaattgaataattagCCAAGAATAATGAGATGGAATAATAAAGTGAGGTGCATGGTTAGGATGAAGTCTCCAGTATATAATTTGTTAGTGTGCTCTTTACCAGCCAAGCTCTTTGATAGCCATGCGAAACTATTT
Coding sequences:
- the LOC109715245 gene encoding probable serine/threonine-protein kinase At1g54610 — translated: MGCVASKKKAVSVTPAAVDSSGALRGGGGGGRGAEPISASSSFSSRRRRGDRDEAEKKVGEEEEEGGGRGGGGGGGGDADGSLRASLSAASSRRLRLRNLHRYLEGEQVAAGWPPWLSAVAGEAIHGWVPLKADSFEKLEKIGQGTYSSVFKARDLDTGKIVALKKVRFDNFEPESVRFMAREIQILRRLDHLNVMKLEGLITSRLSCSLYLVFEYMEHDLAGLSSSPDIKFSESQVKCYMQQLLSGLEHCHSRGIIHRDIKGANLLVNNEGVLKMGDFGLANFFDSEKKQPLTSRVVTLWYRPPELLLGSTDYEPSVDLWSVGCVFAEMFLQKPILQGRTEVEQLHKIFKLCGSPPDEYWKKSKLPHATIFKPHLPYQSCLRDTFKSIPESALSLLEVFLAVEPYKRGTASAALASEYFKTKPYACELSSIPKYPPNKEIDAKIREESYRNRVSSKRRGAEATRRPSRLYRASREPGGHVMAEGPEVSRTNSNGVDRGGLKEDLSKINGVAKQVADPKPIPASKDEDTHIKNNSQDEDISFSGPLMVSSSSGFAWARKQREERANGKSHSRSNSRGGHLSNGITDQGNKQQDKNMVDSKEQANGDVHEVRVDSNLYESHKLKKRAILKKWTQLQRPDSFDSCDMFHSQDLSNAIYLGDTMSSKNGILDQGDRVEFSGPLLSQSHKVDEFLQKHERHVRQAVRKSWFRRVAGRKQAK